Genomic DNA from Larus michahellis chromosome 3, bLarMic1.1, whole genome shotgun sequence:
CACATGAAAACTATATGAAAACTGCTCTACTGTTGCCCAGGgttgaaaataaaaccattgtTTCAAACGACATTCTGACAGCAATATAGATCTTGTACTAAGGAATAAATGAAGTACCTGTTGGAATATGAACTATCCGTACAGCACTGTCTGTGGTATTGACATGTTGGCCTCCAGCTCCACTAGCTCGCTTTGTTTCGATCCGTAGATCTTTCGGATTAATTTGCAGCTTCATCTGTCAtgggagacagaagaaaaaaaaaaaagaatgtattcaTGTTATTTCTTTCTAGATAGATGTCAAATATGCATAGTTGGTTTATTTTATATGGCACATTCAGGCAAGAtcaaactttttaaagtttatgaACGGTATCTCACATCCTCTTATGAACATATTAACAAATCCTTGCAGCCAGATTGGAACGCGACATGATAGAAGCCAGGAAATCAGACAAATAGTAGCTTAAGGCATAACCATCCCTTAACACTAATCTTCTTCTTCTGAAAGCTCTGCACCTTCTTCCAGCAAAGCTAACCAATATTTGGACTTTACCAGATGGGTTTTTAGATAAAATGGAACATATTCCCTTGATTGGCTCTGGAATGGGGCGACAGTctctgggaggaaggagagagacaaCTTCGGGAGAGAATAGGAAGGATAACATCTTTGACAATTTGCGAGGTCAACGTGAAACAAAGATCAAAACAAAGCTTTAATTCTTAGTCAGTTTTTTTAACCAAGCAAATATGGCGAGAATGAATTATCACCCATACACTTTGGAAGGGGAAAGTGAGGACACTacaaaaatggagaagagaaggtgctaAAAGAAATCTCTATGGGCTCTGTAAACTAATTCAGCCTGTTGTTACTTTGTAAAAAACCTAAAGTTTTCCACAAAACATGCAAGACACAGTCACAGTGAATTTTCAGGTTACAGTGAAGTAAACTGCCAGTGACTTTCTTGAGAATAGGATTATGAGGAAATCCAGAAATCCTTTATTGCACACAtctagacaaaaataaaaataaaccaataaaTATGACTTAGGTTAaaactaagattaaaaaaaaatcattaagagaGAATAacaacagagacagaaaacatttggGTATCAACAATACAGCATGTAAAAACATTGCTCATGGTAAAGTCTGTTATACTAGAAGATAAATATTACCTCAGTGGGTTGGGGTAATATTGCAACAGTCATTGTGCTGGTGTGAATGCgtccttgtttttctgtctttggcACCCGCTGAACACGATGCACTCCTCCTTCAAATTTCATGTACTTGTAAGCCTCAAGACCTGCTATACTGGCAACTGCGTGTCTTAGACCACcttaaatatagaagaaaaacatCTGTAAAGCTGTAAGAAAAACTGCTGGTACTATGCTATTTCAGTGTATTTAGGCATCATTGtcatttgtttcttaaaattatgattttttccatttaaatatttagGCAGAATTGCACCAAAAATGCAAGAAAAGTCttaaaaacaaagccagacaTACATGCTCACACACTACCTCAAGTAAAGAACTGTCTAATTTTTATAgagtccaattttatttttttataatcatAAAAAGATTGCCTAGAAACCATGTACATACATGTACACATACAATCATAAACCACAGTAGAACTCTAACACCAGTAAGTTTATGCCACCTTCAGAAACTACAtcaatttttttattgttagttcAGAACCTTATCATTCAATGGGAAAAAACCTAACTCTAACTAAAGGATGAATACTATTCATACTCCTCTTCCTATCCATTCTCGTCTAGGCATCCTACCCGTGTCTCATCTTTGCTCTTTCATTTCATTGTAATCTTTTGCTCCCTTTGAGTAAGCAGAACTTCAACTCCTGCCCCTCTTACGAATACATCCAGCAAAACATTTGACAGCAATATCCTAAAACCTAGCATTGAACAGCTTGGAACTTGCAAGTAAAACCCAGTACAATTATGGTTTCACAACAGAAAGAGTTTGTTGCAATACTAGTTTCTAGCATTCTTGGTCTTCCTTGTTTGCTACTGTGCAAAGCCTTCAGTCACGCTGGTATAACTGTTTGAAGGATCAGAGAAGTGATGGCACTATAAATGAttgtgttccccaggggtcagtactgggtccagtcctcttcaatatattcatcaatgacctggacgaggggatagagtgcaccctcagcaagtttgccgatgacacaaagctggggggagtggctgacacaccggaaggctgtgccgccatacagagagacctggacaggttggagagttgggcagagaggaaccttatgaaattcaacaagggcaagtgtagggtgctgcacctggggaggagcaaccccctgcaccagtacaggttgggggctgacctgctggagagcagctcagctgaaagagacctggaagtcctggtggacaacaggatgaccatgagtcagcaatgtgcccttgtggccaagaattccaagggcatcctggggtgcatcaagtgtggccagcaggtcgagggaggtcatcctccccctctgctctgccttggtgaggccgcacctggagtactgtgtccagttctgggctccccggttcaagagggacagggaactgctggagagggtgcagcaaagggctaccaagatgattaggggacttgaacacctctcttatgaagaaaggctgagggatttgggtctcttcagtctggaaaaaagacgactgaggggggaccttatcaatgctcataaatacttaaagggtgggtgtcaggaggatggggccaggctcttttcagtggtgcccagcgacaggacaagaggtaacgggcacaaacttgagcataggaagttccacctaaacttgaggaggaacttctttcctttgagggtggcagagcactggaagaggctgcccagagaggtggtggagtctccaactctggagacattcaaaacccgcctggacacgttcctgtgcaacctgctctaggtgatcctgctctggcaggggggttggactagatgatctccagaggtcccttccaaccctaccattctgtgattctgtgaatgtaatttttcacctgttttggtttttaatcctGCTCAGCTCCCAGATCCCATTCTCAGGACTGTGGATGGTGTGCCAAGGGAATAATTGAAGAGGAGATAGGTGGCCTTCAAAGAGCACTGCAGTTGAAGTCTTGCAACAAGAAACCACAGATGAGGAAAACAAGAGGAACACACTTCTCAGAAATACTGTTTTAGGCTGTCTCTAGACTAAGGAAATCGGCCATAGGGACAAGATATCAGctttttaagagaggaaaatgaagacaACATAGAACATGAAAATGCCCTGCAGAGCATAAAAAAATCATTAGCCAGAACATAGGCCAAGTTTTTCACTTCCACAGAGAAGGTTTGCAAACGTTTTCATTCTACAGAAATTTAACATTCCCTCATAACTTTactaaaacatatttctttttacagtCACATTTGTGGAAAATAGCCTAAActgcctcttcctttctctttcatctcGTTTTTGTCCTTCTGACTTCTACAAGTTTTCTTCTACTTGTACAAATCTGTACCACTTTGATTCAAATGCACTATTCAACATACCTAGTGCTTCACTGATTTAATTTATAGCCATCATCTACTATCAATTCTATGAGATAAATCAGTTATGTTTAGAATAAATATGACCATAAAGCATGTAGTTTAACAAAGAAGAGTATCTGTCAAAATCTTCAGTTTAGATCAGTAAGTTTCATTCTAACAGGTACTGTGAAATCTTTCTACTGCTATGCAAATGCTACTCAAATGAACAAAAGATTTCTTCTGTACTCTAAAAGAATCTTACATAACCTAAAATAATTAATGCAGTTGAGGAATAAAACTTATGTACTCCTTTACATATAAAAGCAAGTACTAAAAAAATCATAAGCAACCTCTGCACATGAGGAAGGAGCCAGGCTATGCCAGGAGTAAAAATAATGTGAATGTCCACAAGGCTATGGTGCTACTGAAAAGTATTAATTACGTGATAAGCAGTTCATTGCAAAAGCTAAtgttctgtcttttctccctCACTTCTCCCAGCATTAACATATACATACCATGGGTACAGACTGTCTGAGCTGCAGCCACACCTGTGACACGTTCAGGAGAGTTTAAGTTTGTAGCAATAACAGTGTGCCTGCGGCACCATAGTGCTTCACATGAGATGACCGAGAAACTGTTTCAAAAGACGGGTATTTTAAGTCatactgcttcaaatcaactatcCTGTCAAATATAGTTACCTCTTACGAACTATATGCTTGCCCCTTTCAATTAAAATGTCCCTCTCTATCCTGAAAGCTGATGTTCACACAACAAGGGTCTGAGTTCATGCTTGTTTTTTATGTGGCGTCTTATACCCAGATTGAGACTAAGTCCCAAATCTGTGTCTCTGCCTGCCACTACAGGGCAAGAGGCAGTGGATAAATAATGACACGTGGGTTTGTGCTGTAATGTGCATACTAAATCTTGAACATGCTATTTTTGCACCATGGCATCCCTTGGGGTAGGTCAGTAAAGTTAGTCAAGAGTGGTCTGAAACCAATTCTTAATTGCAGCTTTGCAGCTCAAACATTCGCCTTGTTCACACAGGCTCACAGTCAGATTTCAGCCAAATTCTGGAGCTCTCTGAAATGAGGGAGGCTGATGTGTTAATGCAGGACCTTGCTCTTGCTCATGCAGTCCATAAAAATGAAGCATGGCTGGGATGCAACAGCTTAGTGTCACCAGCAAGCGTCCTTAACTCCATTCTTGCTCAGCACAGCTCAGACACTTTGAACCTGAGGGTTCAAACATGCCTTTCAGTGGCAGTGCCATCTATAGTGCCCCTACCTCCCAACTGATTTCTCGCTCCTCAGTTTTGACAACATGCGGTCATGCAAGTAAGATCAGAAAATACACCGCAAGAGGCTGACAAAGGCTAGGgctgcctttatttttctccaaatttacaTCCTACCTTCCTAAACACTCATTTTGGTGCAGAGACAGGTGCAAAAGAGTTTAAACCAAATATATAACCATTAAAAACCTAGcggtttcaaagagaaaatacagttagATATATACCAGGCTAACGTATTACTTCAATTTCTCACTTAAGGCATTGAAGAGAATGCCTCTGAAGGTGTGGGCTCCTTGTCCAAGGATTGAGCTTTCACCAAAAGGGTAGTCAAGCACAACTCCCTTTCTCTTCCAATCACAGGACCACAAGTTGAGTCAGACCCGACTTTAAACTATCCAATCACTGAGAGTTTTTAAGCCAAATCAGCGTATTGATCCAATTAGCACTGTGGCCTCAAAATTGCTGGAGCTGAGAGAGAAGGAACACACAGCTGGCAGCTGGATGGAAGGTGGGACAGCCCTTGTTCAAGCTGACTGTGAAACTGTGCTCTGAAGGTGAAGTTGTGTGCGACTGCTGGGGTTCACCCCACCTACTTCTTGCTTCAATGGGAAGAGCAACTCCCTCTAGTATATGAAATAAGGAGGACCCAGACCCTTCCCCCATTCTGTTTAAACGCAGCTAACCTGCATGATGTTTATTCcatatacttcaaaaaaaaaaaaagaaaaaaaaagttaatagagTTCTGTCAGCTTTGAAGGCTGAACGGGATCAGCTCCTGGCAAAGCGTTTGCCTGGTTGTGAGTGGGGACAAAGATGACTTTCCTCTTTCAGCAACGAACTCCGCTGTAACGTGAAGCTGCTTCTTGTCCCTACCTTCACTTGAACTGTGAAAACAGTTTACTTGACAAATGACCTCTTGaccataaaaaaaagttttattaatagTAACAAATCTAGACGGACAATAATGAATTCAAGTATCACCAAAGTAAAAAAACGTATATTAATTGAATCGACAGCAGACACTCTGGAAGGAGATTCTGATACTGTAAAAACCTGAGATCATGTTCATCAACTTGAAATGTCACCAGCTAAGAACTCTAATGAACATTATTCAAACATTTTACAGATatagcacttttaaaaatcaaattctagTAAAGATTTTAAAACCCCAGAAGTGTAAGTGAAATCCATAGTAAGTTAAATTGTATCTGTATATCTGAAAGGTGAAGTGTGAACACAGACAACAAATCAAGCTAGTTTGTGATGTCCAATTGCATTTCTTCCATGGGGTCTGATTTTTGAACCTTCTTTTAATCTCTCAATATATAACAGTGAATCAAAAAACTGTACTTATGCAAGATGGTCTTAGGGCACAGTAAGACCCTCATTAGAAGGGGAAAGTAGCTCACTGACATGAGAAGCTCAACTAGGAGAGCTGTGGatattgattgtattttttttttcatttctacacAGTTGTAACAGAAAGGGTTCAAGATACTTGAAAATATCACTGAGTCCAAAATACGGCGTAAGTAACCAGAAGGAGTGTTAGAACATCTCTCAAAGCTGGCTAAAAATCTCTCTGCAATTATATTGtgttgactgaaaaaaaatatgagttTTTCTGACAGATTGCATATCCTAACATCCTagcttttctcatttcttcttcaaagtttcactaaaaagaaaaaaaaatgctgatgaaaGTATGAATACAGGTAAAGTTTCACAAGTGATCCGAGGTATGGGCAGTAAGCTGCACAAGCACCCATCTACTGATCCATACCCCCTATGATACATCCGTTACCCCCACAACAATATGTGAGTAAGCAAAATGTGCTGGCTCTACTCACAACAGCATGGGTAACAGTAAGCCTGCAGATCTGTTaacacagacagacacagcaaATCCAGCCTGCTGAAGAAACGTGGCTAACAATCTATCAATCAAAACCCGAAATCCCTGCCACTGGTTGGGCATGTTTTGGGTTGCAGTTTCACAGTTGTCTTAAGGTGACTGAACCTCTTGCTGCTGGAAGGAGGGCCTGGTTTTCTCCCTGTCAGCACTAGTAGCCACACACTTCTGCCTCCACCACCCACATGAGCATTTCTCTGCTTCCGTTGTGCTGCATCACCTGAAAACTAAtcgggggtgggtttttttaatgctatttttcagTTGGAGTGACTTGGTGATGGGACTCTGCGAAGATGCATAACGCCAAGTGCCAACGCAAAGAAGTCAGCAGCAACACAGAGACAGCAGCCTGATCTTTGCGAAACAACTTTACACACTAACTGGATTAAGCTAAAATTAACTAACATGTGCCACAGCCTCAGTTTGTTGCGTAATGCTACCAGTCCCCATCTTTACAAAGATACTGTTCCATGAGACGTGGTGAACCAACTTCACAGCTCATCACCAAAAGATCCAGTTTTTCCACCTCCTTGCATTCACCCCCCTGTTGCTGCTTATCTTTTGCTAGCTCTAAGGCTCATGAGAACTGATTTAACACATTaactaggcaaaaaaaaaaatacccgtTGTAAAAAGCAAAGTCTTTGCCAGTTTTAGTGAAAGGACATCAAAACAGACACGCACAAAAAAGGTAGGACTGCTCAGAGAGACAGTGAGGCAGtaagggagaaaggagaaacatCTCCTTTTACCGGCAACAAGCTGTTAAACTGATTACCTGTAAAACTTTCATAAATAATTAGGTCTCTTATCTCTCCTCTGAAAGTCTCAACAATTCCCCCATTTTGCTCATCCGTTAGCTGTTACAGATGGCCTACGTAAATCCTCAAATCACATTATTTCAGATTAATTCAAGACGTTTTAGATTAAAACTCAAGAACAGTTTTAATAATACTCATCTCTCTCTGCCAAGGTATTCATAATAATACACTGACTTCCAACCCGCCACCAAACCGATCTATAAACACTAGAAACATTCAGTAACTAAGTAGAACAGTGTATCCAATAAAAAGTATATGTaatctgtatttgtaaaaaaaaaaaaaaagctaaaccaaCATATCTGCATCTTCTTCCACCAAGCACTTGGTTTCATTTCTACTTTTTTGAAACTAATGAAAGGCAAGTTTTATATTTTAGTAGTTTAGTATTTTAATAGTACTCCTGAAATGGAATTTCATTCTCAAATACAGAAGCTGAGGAAAATCATATTCAGACATTCAAACAATCTTCCGCTTCTAAAATTAAGTTAGTGCAAATTAGCTTCCTGTAGTCAGGAAATTCAAGTGTCATATGAATGAGCGTTTCAACTTAAATTAAAGAGTTACAAAGATTAAGTATATCCATTACTGACCTATTTCACTGGGAAAGTATTCTAATACTTCAAATTTCCACTGTTTATAGGCAGCATATCGTTGATACATATCAAATATCTCCGAGGTGAACAGCATGGCTTCCTGCCCTCCAACTCCAGCAGTTACTTCCATGACAAGATCACTCTTGtctgtttcttctgaaggaaTCAAAAGCAACGCTATCTGCGAACACAGAAACACCCAGCTAAGACTTCCCCCTCTGACGCTGCTATCCACAACTGGGACAGTATAAAATGCCAGACAAGCCTGTAATGGATCTAGGCTGTGTTTTCTCCTGCACGAACTCCTGGGATGCCCAGAGGACAAACTCCTCCTGCCTCttgcagggaagcagcagtggtCGGGAAaatggggaagggagggatgctGCATGGCAAGAAGGCTCCCTGTGTCTGGCTGCAGGAGCGACGTAGGTCTCTCTAAAGACATATGAAACTTCACAGAAGTTTTCACACATCAGGAGCACTGCGACTTTTGAGCACCACGGGATACACCCTGGTTCTTGCAAGACAACTGAGCATCTCTCTTCCCAGCAGGTTCCCTTTTAACCTGGTCCCAACTGCAGAGCTAATAAGGTATGGATGTTCAGGTGGACAGTCCTTCAACAACAACTCAGCtctattattcatttatttatttacaaagggAGAGACAGCCTTCTAGTCATCTGTAGAAGAAAGATAcactagaacaaaaaaaaaaccaactctatCACAGTTTTGCAGGCTGGATCAAAACTCTGGATGATTTGCAAGTGCTTTTCAGTCATCTTCCTTTGCTAGCATTAGGTGATGTTTCTTTCCACAgacttctcctccttcttttgGCAAAACCATaagtatttaacaaaaatattta
This window encodes:
- the MTRF1L gene encoding peptide chain release factor 1-like, mitochondrial isoform X2, which gives rise to MEVTAGVGGQEAMLFTSEIFDMYQRYAAYKQWKFEVLEYFPSEIGGLRHAVASIAGLEAYKYMKFEGGVHRVQRVPKTEKQGRIHTSTMTVAILPQPTEMKLQINPKDLRIETKRASGAGGQHVNTTDSAVRIVHIPTGIVSECQQERSQIRNKEKAMQMLSAKLYNAKLEEETKKRNSVRKIQVGTKGRSEKIRTYNFPQDRITDHRISRSVHHIESFMLGEEMLDEMIQTLREYADYESLMEIISESEKENLS